GCTGTACCGCTGCTGGCGCGGGTAGGCCGGCGCCGCGCCGCCGCTATTTGCGCGAGGACTTGCCGGCCGGGCAGATCACGCTGCGCAGTTGCCGTTGCACCGGGTCGCGCGCCACCGGCGCGTTGGAAATCCCGGCCACCGGCAGCGATTCCACCAGCTCGCCGGTGGCGTCCGGGCCGGCATAGTGCTGGGTTTCGGTAATCGTGTAGGTGTTGTTGCTGCAGTTGATGGTCACGGGCTGGGTCACCGAGCCATAGGGCTGGCCGTTGGCCTCGGAGACCCGCGGCTGCGCATAGAACCAGGCGACCGTTGCCAGCATCACCAGCGGCCGTTCGGTCAGTTGCACGATCGAGTCGCGGTCGTAGAACACCCCCGGCATGGTCTGCGGCGCCAGCGGCTGCC
The window above is part of the Achromobacter deleyi genome. Proteins encoded here:
- a CDS encoding surface-adhesin E family protein, encoding MTARQAQLTLVLAVLAGPAWAQAGSAAPATPADTCAVVTVREGDPVPLDACAVSIVPATPDTRGIVFGGPAWQPLAPQTMPGVFYDRDSIVQLTERPLVMLATVAWFYAQPRVSEANGQPYGSVTQPVTINCSNNTYTITETQHYAGPDATGELVESLPVAGISNAPVARDPVQRQLRSVICPAGKSSRK